A single window of Syntrophorhabdus sp. DNA harbors:
- a CDS encoding helix-turn-helix domain-containing protein, producing the protein MPRSSTAVNSHTKQYLDEAETGKILKVTRRTVQQWRWRKVGPPYIKLGSPIKGKGKILYDYDDIVAWMESQKVRTNPEV; encoded by the coding sequence ATGCCGCGCAGCAGCACAGCAGTCAACTCCCATACCAAACAATATCTAGACGAAGCAGAGACCGGGAAAATATTGAAAGTCACCCGGCGTACCGTCCAGCAATGGAGGTGGCGCAAGGTGGGGCCCCCTTATATCAAACTGGGCTCCCCAATCAAGGGCAAGGGCAAAATCCTGTACGACTACGATGACATAGTGGCCTGGATGGAGTCGCAGAAGGTCAGAACCAACCCGGAGGTGTGA
- a CDS encoding replication initiation protein — protein MEKDAATAEEIVYQSNSLIMRKTALSLIEQRLLLSILAQIHPEDADFKPYKISVKDFMELCGVHGRMHAVIDSVIVPFARKVVRVEREDGSVLVTHWFSSADYKKGRGIIEFSFDPKLKPVLLRLREQLNYTRIPLKLLLSAPGIYASRLYEICSAHVFKDNGYGAEFTVEVEELREMLGIEKGKLQLFKNLNTVALKPALKFINERTPLNVTMQLIKHGHRYVVEVKFVISKKPLAERKDANILPTLLQLVPVSYRDTPAVVASIADALKAGIYTVTQLQNIIKAANQGKRRNYPAYLKVALIKGYNKDGEATTKEKKHPYAGREVEVLSVREIGLADIEANTNGKPVAAILQNDGSLWLDGKLQMTADAVTAGLRKGTVRFV, from the coding sequence TCCTTGATAGAACAGCGTCTTCTCCTCTCGATCCTGGCTCAGATCCATCCCGAGGATGCTGACTTCAAGCCATATAAGATCAGCGTGAAGGACTTCATGGAATTGTGCGGGGTACACGGACGGATGCACGCTGTCATTGATTCCGTTATCGTTCCCTTCGCCAGGAAGGTGGTGAGGGTCGAACGGGAGGACGGGAGTGTGCTGGTTACGCACTGGTTCAGCTCAGCAGATTATAAGAAAGGCCGCGGGATAATCGAGTTCTCCTTCGACCCTAAATTAAAGCCCGTCCTCCTTCGGTTACGCGAGCAATTGAACTACACCCGAATCCCGCTGAAGCTCCTCCTGTCTGCCCCGGGGATCTATGCCTCCCGACTCTATGAGATATGTTCGGCGCACGTCTTCAAGGACAACGGATACGGTGCTGAGTTCACCGTCGAGGTCGAGGAGCTCAGGGAAATGCTCGGGATTGAGAAGGGCAAGCTACAGCTGTTCAAGAACTTGAATACTGTGGCCCTGAAGCCGGCTTTGAAATTCATCAACGAGCGAACCCCTCTCAACGTTACAATGCAACTGATCAAGCACGGACACCGGTATGTTGTCGAGGTCAAGTTTGTCATATCGAAAAAGCCCCTGGCGGAGAGGAAAGACGCGAATATCCTCCCCACCCTCCTCCAGCTGGTACCAGTATCATACCGTGACACGCCGGCCGTCGTTGCCTCCATTGCAGATGCCCTGAAAGCGGGTATCTATACCGTGACTCAGCTCCAGAACATCATTAAGGCAGCGAACCAGGGCAAAAGAAGGAACTACCCCGCCTATCTCAAGGTGGCGCTCATAAAGGGCTACAACAAGGATGGTGAAGCGACAACGAAAGAGAAGAAGCATCCTTATGCGGGGCGGGAGGTGGAGGTGCTCTCGGTGCGGGAAATAGGACTTGCCGATATCGAGGCAAACACGAATGGGAAGCCTGTGGCCGCGATCCTCCAGAACGACGGGAGCCTGTGGCTCGACGGCAAGCTCCAAATGACGGCGGATGCGGTGACAGCAGGATTGAGAAAGGGGACGGTCCGGTTTGTTTGA